In Rhinoderma darwinii isolate aRhiDar2 chromosome 9, aRhiDar2.hap1, whole genome shotgun sequence, the following are encoded in one genomic region:
- the ROM1 gene encoding rod outer segment membrane protein 1, producing the protein MVLFKTKFTFQKRVKLAQTLWLLSWISVLIGCLTFGLGVFLKVQLWIHYEVMDNTVAHAVPNTVIAVGLLGAILGLLAGKTSQDSLDMTKYPRWKPFLLPYFFISILSCLLCLAALFLSVVMRGSLEESLKIGLRNGIRFYKDTDTPGRCYQKRTMDKLQMDFQCCGNNHYKDWFEVQWISNRYLDFSSKEVKDRIKSNVDGKYLMDSVPFSCCNPSSPRPCIQMQITNNSAHYSYNYQTDELNIWVNGCREALLSYYTGIMATNGAAVTLFFLIQGCIIVSMRFLQTSMDKITGVEDVETDSEGFLLEKGVGETINSGLEKTKALFKSSSGEAAGGETTTS; encoded by the exons ATGGTCCTGTTCAAGACCAAATTTACCTTTCAGAAGCGAGTGAAACTAGCACAAACTCTATGGCTTCTATCCTGGATCAGTGTTCTTATAGGGTGCCTGACCTTTGGATTGGGGGTCTTCCTAAAGGTGCAGCTTTGGATACACTATGAGGTGATGGACAACACTGTGGCCCATGCTGTTCCCAACACGGTTATAGCAGTTGGACTTCTAGGAGCCATTCTTGGTCTGTTGGCAGGAAAAACAAGTCAAGATTCACTCGATATGACAAAATATCCACGCTGGAAGCCATTCTTGCTACCTTATTTTTTCATTTCTATCCTGAGCTGTTTGCTTTGTCTGGCTGCTTTATTCCTCAGTGTTGTAATGAGAGGAAGTCTGGAGGAATCTCTAAAGATAGGTTTAAGAAATGGGATCAGGTTCTACAAGGACACTGACACTCCAGGCCGTTGCTACCAGAAGAGGACAATGGACAAATTACAAATGGACTTCCAATGCTGTGGAAACAACCACTATAAAGACTGGTTTGAGGTGCAATGGATCAGCAATCGCTACCTGGACTTCTCCTCCAAAGAAGTCAAAGA TCGCATTAAGAGCAACGTGGATGGCAAGTACCTGATGGACAGTGTCCCATTTAGCTGTTGTAACCCCAGCTCTCCCAGACCTTGCATCCAAATGCAGATCACCAATAACTcagcccattacagctacaactaCCAGACGGACGAACTAAATATTTGGGTAAATGGCTGCCGGGAAGCCTTATTAAGCTACTACACTGGAATTATGGCCACAAATGGGGCGgctgtaactttatttttccttaTTCAG GGATGCATCATAGTAAGCATGCGTTTCCTCCAGACGTCCATGGATAAGATTACTGGTGTGGAGGATGTGGAGACGGATTCAGAAGGATTTCTTTTAGAGAAAGGTGTAGGGGAGACAATCAATAGTGGTCTGGAGAAAACCAAAGCTCTCTTCAAGTCCAGTTCTGGAGAGGCCGCAGGTGGAGAGACTACAACCAGCTAA
- the B3GAT3 gene encoding galactosylgalactosylxylosylprotein 3-beta-glucuronosyltransferase 3 isoform X2, with protein sequence MRLKLRNIFLVYFVVSTAALLYALLQLGQQCDCTFHMNRASDVRRRENPQHRGGDNVPVIYVITPTYARPHQRAELTRLSQTLLLLPALHWILVEDSAERTALVANLLARSELQYTHLNVQTPPAMKLKDSDPNWLKPRGVEQRNEALRWLRENRSPRDHGVVYFADDDNTYSLQIFKEMRNTQKVSVWPVGLVGGLRYEGPLVTGGKVVGFHTAWKTHRPFPIDMAGFAVSLSLLLSYPKAQFDPNAERGFLESSLLGPLVSMGELEPKADNCTKIWVWHTRTEKPKLKQEDLMEKQGKGSDPKILV encoded by the exons ATGAGGCTGAAACTGAGGAACATCTTCCTTGTGTATTTTGTGGTGTCCACCGCTGCGCTCCTGTATGCGTTACTGCAACTTG GTCAACAGTGTGACTGTACATTTCACATGAACCGTGCCAGTGATGTCCGCAGAAGAGAAAACCCACAACATCGAGGAGGGGATAACGTGcctgtaatatatgtaataaccCCAACATATGCAAG ACCTCATCAGCGAGCCGAACTTACTCGCCTGTCCCAGACGTTACTTCTTTTACCTGCCCTTCACTGGATTCTAGTGGAGGACTCGGCAGAGCGCACTGCTTTAGTGGCTAATCTACTGGCCCGGAGTGAGTTGCAGTACACCCACCTAAATGTGCAGACCCCACCAGCAATGAAGTTGAAGGACTCGGATCCCAACTGGTTGAAGCCACGTGGAGTGGAGCAAAGAAATGAAGCTTTACGCTGGCTGCGTGAGAACAGATCACCCAGGGACCATGGAGTTGTATACTTCGCTGATGATGACAACACATACAGTCTTCAAATATTTAAGGAG ATGCGCAACACACAAAAAGTATCAGTCTGGCCAGTTGGGCTAGTTGGAGGGCTTCGTTATGAAGGTCCTCTGGTGACCGGAGGTAAAGTAGTCGGCTTTCATACAGCCTGGAAGACACACCGACCATTCCCCATAGACATGGCTGGATTTGCAGTGTCCTTGTCACTACTTCTAAGTTATCCAAAGGCGCAATTTGACCCAAATGCAGAGAGAGGTTTTCTGGAGAGCAGCCTTCTGGGACCATTGGTATCAATGGGGGAATTGGAGCCCAAAGCAGATAACTGCACTAAG ATCTGGGTGTGGCACACACGAACTGAAAAACCTAAACTCAAGCAAGAAGACTTAATGGAGAAGCAGGGGAAAGGATCAGACCCTAAAATTCTAGTGTGA
- the B3GAT3 gene encoding galactosylgalactosylxylosylprotein 3-beta-glucuronosyltransferase 3 isoform X1, with protein MPGFDGTKYVDVRRQPCHRFTMRLKLRNIFLVYFVVSTAALLYALLQLGQQCDCTFHMNRASDVRRRENPQHRGGDNVPVIYVITPTYARPHQRAELTRLSQTLLLLPALHWILVEDSAERTALVANLLARSELQYTHLNVQTPPAMKLKDSDPNWLKPRGVEQRNEALRWLRENRSPRDHGVVYFADDDNTYSLQIFKEMRNTQKVSVWPVGLVGGLRYEGPLVTGGKVVGFHTAWKTHRPFPIDMAGFAVSLSLLLSYPKAQFDPNAERGFLESSLLGPLVSMGELEPKADNCTKIWVWHTRTEKPKLKQEDLMEKQGKGSDPKILV; from the exons ATGCCTGGTTTTGATGGAACGAAGT ATGTTGATGTCCGACGTCAACCCTGTCATCGCTTTACCATGAGGCTGAAACTGAGGAACATCTTCCTTGTGTATTTTGTGGTGTCCACCGCTGCGCTCCTGTATGCGTTACTGCAACTTG GTCAACAGTGTGACTGTACATTTCACATGAACCGTGCCAGTGATGTCCGCAGAAGAGAAAACCCACAACATCGAGGAGGGGATAACGTGcctgtaatatatgtaataaccCCAACATATGCAAG ACCTCATCAGCGAGCCGAACTTACTCGCCTGTCCCAGACGTTACTTCTTTTACCTGCCCTTCACTGGATTCTAGTGGAGGACTCGGCAGAGCGCACTGCTTTAGTGGCTAATCTACTGGCCCGGAGTGAGTTGCAGTACACCCACCTAAATGTGCAGACCCCACCAGCAATGAAGTTGAAGGACTCGGATCCCAACTGGTTGAAGCCACGTGGAGTGGAGCAAAGAAATGAAGCTTTACGCTGGCTGCGTGAGAACAGATCACCCAGGGACCATGGAGTTGTATACTTCGCTGATGATGACAACACATACAGTCTTCAAATATTTAAGGAG ATGCGCAACACACAAAAAGTATCAGTCTGGCCAGTTGGGCTAGTTGGAGGGCTTCGTTATGAAGGTCCTCTGGTGACCGGAGGTAAAGTAGTCGGCTTTCATACAGCCTGGAAGACACACCGACCATTCCCCATAGACATGGCTGGATTTGCAGTGTCCTTGTCACTACTTCTAAGTTATCCAAAGGCGCAATTTGACCCAAATGCAGAGAGAGGTTTTCTGGAGAGCAGCCTTCTGGGACCATTGGTATCAATGGGGGAATTGGAGCCCAAAGCAGATAACTGCACTAAG ATCTGGGTGTGGCACACACGAACTGAAAAACCTAAACTCAAGCAAGAAGACTTAATGGAGAAGCAGGGGAAAGGATCAGACCCTAAAATTCTAGTGTGA